In Vigna angularis cultivar LongXiaoDou No.4 chromosome 8, ASM1680809v1, whole genome shotgun sequence, the DNA window taaTGGTAAAAGCTTTAGAAGTTCTTGTTAAGTGCATCACCTCGTTGAAACACGTAAAAGGAACTTTTTGTTTAATGACAACATTATTGTGGATTGGAAGTACCAACGTTTTGTAACCTCATCTTCACTATCAGATCTAAGTAGATGACATCCATActgtataattattttgtaattttcaacatttgtttttttaattattacacaagtaattttaacttatgatttttaaaaaaaatttatgtgtacTTCTCGATTTTGAACTTTCTTAATAcaataaacacataaaaaaaaatcaatcgatccataaatattaaacatgttGGAAATACCGTCAAAACTATTATGTAGACAATGATCAATCTTCCAAGTCAatccaaataattttaacaattgtATTAGAGCCAACTTATTTTAGTAACATGCTaagattaaacctatttttttctttttaatattaaatggatCATTTAAATTTGTGATGTTCCACCTTATACaagaaaaaactaaagaaaaagataagtgAGGCCATTTGAATTTAAACATCCCTAGAgcttctatttttaattttgagcaTTCTCCATAAAAGTGAATATATATCTTTTGTCCATTATCATGGAAATATTCTAGCATgcataaaacaattattttctccaaaaaaaaaacacattaggTTGTCCCACACAAACACTTTATCTTATCAATATATAACTTATCAATATAGGTTTTGTTCAAGTGTTattttcaagtatgtcaatggattttgaaataaatgaatgagACAAATATGGTCTGTGATACAAATATGCGATAAAACTCAATTCACACTTATGAAAAAGACTATTAGAAATCCAAATATGACTTTAAAGTTtcataataaaatcaaatgagaaaataaatattatatataaaaaaaaacatgatccACAAATATTAAACTTTGAAGGTGCTATATTAGATGTGATGATAGGTTTTTTGTATGAAAGATGATTAATTCTTTATGTCTGTCCtgtaaaaaaattccaaaagtATATATACTAATCagactttaatttaaaaacttcttaatttagaatttaaagaattaaaataacgCGTTGAGATGCAAAACTTGTATTTgtacaaattattttatcagCCCTTGaatttcaacaaaaacaagaataaatattttaggcACCAGTGGACATCAAATTCGACAAACGGGCGGTAAAATCCAATTCAAGAACCACAATTCAAATAACTTTTTTGACTGTCCAATAACCGTGCAGCGCAATTTCTTTTTCACAAGTGCCATACAGTAACACTGATGATAACTGCAGGGAAAAAACAACAACTCCAATTTCATAATTAGGgttcatataattaaaaaataaaattacagtgACAATGGTGTATGATTTTCGcataatgaataaaaatgcttattaaaaatgaataccTACATATAATGAATATATGTATTCTTTATAACCTCATGTTAACATGAGGAACACATGTACCATAGTATATGTATCCGTTGGTACTTATACTCGCTAATATCTAATTTATTtctctaattttatttagatttgtatgaatttaagtttatttagaaTTAGTTTTAAACTTACGATAATGATGTATcgtattttatttgaatttatttggacgttgttattttgattaatgtttaaaatttagttttatgtatagattttttatatagatttttttatattttcatatttttacaattttttataactttatattattttatatatttttatgcaattttttttatagatttttatgattaaaatatttttattatttttttgtaaatatatggagatattaaaaaaatatatgaatactCCCGTAATGGATACTCAGTACATTTATTCAGGGAAAAGGATAacaaaaactattatttttatcctCTTTGTCTAGTTGACATCCCTAATTAACATCACTGAACAAGAACGGAGAccaaaattagaaataattaacaatatataatcaattaattattcTCTTTAAGCTTCATAAACCTCACCAAATTATTAAAGACCAGTTAAGAACTTGATCTTAATTATAAAGATGAGTCCGTGTACTTTTCTCGATCTACTCATCATTAATGTTTACAGTTATTAAGGTTATTTTATTACCTCTGATTGAAACCcctcataaataatataaaatcgcAAAATTATTCTTCGTAATTATAAAGACATTGAAAGTGATGTGATCAAACTCTAGGGGTGCCACTAACTGCAATAGCCATTTTGATGGTGTCGAAGATGGTGCAACAATGTCAATATCACACTCTTGGTAGCCAAATTATCAATCATGTGAATCGAAGACTAAAAACAGTGAATCCCCCATTCCATTTCAATATATTCGTACTGAATCATGTACTTTGTCTTCAAGTTAGATATATGGGACAAAGACAACCATAGAAAGCTGTTCATTTTGCTTCAGATTTCACACGTTGCTAGCTAGCTTACTCGTTTTGCTTATGCAGATCGTCAAATTCAAAATCTAGGTTTAGAAAGTAGCAGGATTTTGATTATGTCAGACAACCCATGTGTGAAATATAGAAAAGTTCAAAACATCATAGCCAATTATGTTCTTACATTGTAATCGTACATCAATTATATATCATCAAACATCGAAATCGAGATTCTAAGATTTATATATGTAAGAAGATCTTCAAAACCCTAATACATGTTTAGAATATTTCCTATAAAAACTGTAAACTTCTTATACAAATAAGACTTTGTATATGGATAAGTGGATgtctaagaaaagaaaataggatATTTTTTTCCtagagttaaaattaatttatgtataagttGATTTCTCTATTAACTTAtgcataaattaatattaagttatgaaaaaaatatttattttcttttccttaatacaaaataaaagttttggaAGTAACCAAAGGTTTAATTAAGGGGTTGAACTAAGAGATGTAGACCATAGGTTGGCCTAAGGGAGAGCATGATAGAGGGTGAATGGTTATAACCTGGTGAAACTTTGAAGCTAAATCTAGAGAGAAGTAGGGTTAGCACTATCTTATACTCCATGAAGCTCAAGTTTCTTCCAACACACGTTCTCCCTCCAAACCCAAACGGTAAATATCCCATTTTGTGGTTGCATCCACCATTTACATCGTTCATGAACCTCTCTGGTCTAAACTCATTCACATCTTTTCCCCACAACGCTTGATCATGGTGCATTGCGACAACATCGATCCACATGTTGGTTCCATTAGGGATCCTTAAATTATCAACTTGAATGTCTTCTCTCGCTTGCCTTTGCACATTTGGTGCTGTTGGGTAGAGCCTTAAAACTTCGTTCATCACCCACTTCATCTACATCGTATAAAAGTAATTAGTTAAGAATTTGTTTAGCACAatcaaattttaagattttgtcTTTGGTTGCTCTTCGAGGagcaatatataaataaaagaaatgaaaaagaaatggagAAGATTCAAAGTCAACACATTGACCGAGTGCCATGTGTAAAGTGATATTTTGTTTCATGCTACATACTTATACGTACATCTAATATAAAGCGGCGAGGGTTGCCACGTGGCATTATATGCACGACAATTTgaatatcttttcatttttcattgtgGGGCCATCGAATTTCTTAATTCATTACATACGCACTCAGATATCAGATATGAACATTGACCGAAAGTTATTAGTGTCGTTCAACCCACGACAAAAACACGTACTAAATGTAAAGCACAACACACATTCAAATTCTACAGCTATTAATTTGGTTGTAATTTAGTTaagtaattttgaaaacatatagtttatttatttttattcgagtgtttgaatttattttaatatttaataaaccaGTTATCCTGTAATTAATAGAAGACTTTGAATTTTACATACCATATCAAAGTTGTAAATAATGTTTTGAACACAGTCATCCAAGCAGTTTATGAAATTCTGGAATTAGTgttaaatttacattaattacaTGCTCAAACATATTTGGTCAATGATCAAAGTGAGAATCCATATTAAGTCAATTAGACCCCCTCTCGTTCTTTGCATGTATTGGTCATCTAACCCAAGAACATAATTCTTCACGGTCTATTTTGATTTATAAACCAATGGcaaattagtataattttttgGGGCTTGCTGAAAAAATGTATAGTTTTGGAGGTCAAAGATGATAATTTTAGCTGTTGTATTTTAAAATGCAAACCATaattaaccaaaaaaaaaaaaaaaacagaagcTTCCCAATTATCAACGTTTTCTATGATATGTAAATAAGGATGAATGAATGAACAAACGAGATTAGGTTTAGTTTTTGTGTTACCTTTTTCAAGCCAGCAAGCACGTTGATATCAAGTTCTTTATCTCCGACCACTTCTCTGATCTCATCTCTTAACTGGTTTTGCCAATCTTCATGCATAGCAAGAAGCAACAAGGTCCATGAGATAGCCAATGCAGTTGTTTCATGGCCAGCAAAGAAGAAAGTTTTGCACTCATCCAACAAATCTCTAGTAGTGAATGTCTTCCCTAACTTTTCATCACCTTGATGATTTCCTTGCAACAACAACCCTAGCAAGTCTTCTTGAGTTTGTCTTTTGATCGATTTCATGCGACTTGTTATGACGGATAGCAAAAGTTGATCAATTTCTTTCCCAAGTTTCTTGGCCTCTAGGGTTTTCATCACGTTGAAACACTTCTCAAATGGGACTCCTACGTATCTTGTTGTCCTGAAAAGTGACATTTGTAGGGCACGTAGTTTTTCAGACACTTCCTTTGCATTTCTTCCCTTCATGCCAAAGCTTGTTTTTGCAATGATTTCTCCGGCAGTTTCCACAACCTCTTTTTCCACATCGATTTCTGAGTTACCCGAGTTTATTCGTGCAATCCACCTTTCTATCATTTCATTTGTAGACTCACTCATCATGCTTGCCATTGCCTATCATATACATATAGTTAaatgttatgttttaattattttatctcatatttaaaaactaaaacacaTATCACTTAAAAATTGCTCATCACCATGAAATAGATTGTACAAGATAAGTTAATGATTTCtccttttgattttatttaattaaagtaaaaaaggGAACTTAGTGTGATGAGGtaaaatggaattttttttcttcaaaggtGTACGGCCTAGTAGTCGTAGGTAGGTTCTTTATTTAACTTTGTGGTAAAGCGGTCTTAAAGTTAAGCAACGAAATTAGGCAGCATTTCTATATTTAGCATGCAAATGATGAAGATCGTAAGAAGGAGAAACACTAAGTAAAAACGTATACAAACATTTCAAACTTCATGATTCCGTGTAGACCACTTTCCCTAGCATGCCAGAATGGTCTAAATTGAATGTGGAAATTGAAGTCATGCAACGATGGAAAGTTGAAATTAGGACTTACAGGATGAAACATGTTCTCTAGAAGGCCAGTAATATATATAGAAGCTAcagagatagaaagatagatatatatatatatatatatatatatatatatatatatatatagagagagagagagagagagagagagagagagagagagagataaacCTTGAGGTTAAGAGGAGAAAATGCCGGTGCTATAACATGTCGGTGACGAACCCATTCATTGCCTTCAACCATAACCAAACCATTTCCAAACAAAGGGTCTCTGTCATGTCTGAACACTCTAGGTTTTCCCCATTTCTTGGCTAAAACCTCGGTGGACATTTTTTTCAGAAACTCAGGATCAGCAATGTACAAAAACGGTTCTGTACCCAACCAATAGATAAAAACCTTCCCTGTACAAACAAAAGTAAGTTAATGTATGTATAAAAACACGTTTACGTTAGTTCTGGTCGAACTTTAGGCAATGATTAACTAAAAATGTtgtagggtttttcttctattctttGTTCGGGTGAGGAATATCATGAGCAAATGATTGGTTTATTTGACAGATCAGAACCGGATTGAAGCTGTGTATGAGTTAATGATACGGAAAGCATGCATACCGTGAGAGTTTTGCCAGCGAGAAAAGTAGGGGAAGACAGTAGAGTGTATATCATGGGTGGGGTTAGAGGGCAGTAGGGAAGAAGTAACAGAAGTAACAGtgttcttctttttcatctcttGGATGTTCCCAAGAGGAAAAGTTGGGGGTGGCCCTCCAAATCCACATCTTTTGAGCTTAAGATGAGTATAGATAGGAGAAATCCACCAAGAAAAGGTGAGTCTGAAGAGCAAAAGAAGAggtgaaaaggaaaagaaagcaaGTGTTCCAGGTAAACCCAAGATCTCCATGTTTTGGTTTCTCTTAAGGGTTTGGAACTGAAGCTATAAATGAATGGTTATAGCAGAATTTGTGTATGTGATGGATATGCAAAAGCAATGttgttctatttatagagcaAAGTTGGGTGACAGAAGCAAAAATGCGTGGCTTTTGGGTTTTTTGACCAATGAGGAAGACCAAACCGAAGTTTGAACATTTTCCGATGATTATCGGCTAGACCTTTTAGACTGATATTGTGTTTCTCACTTTGTCCGTTTCTGGCCTCTAAGTTGGTCGGAgtacaaaatattttagaataattcCCATTTATTCTCCCTTTCCCTAAAATACTATTCCATTTACACACTTGTgattataatgaataattaaataaattgtgtgattaATTAATGTAAGGTTCTTTTCATTTGagttttcaaaaacaaattattgTGTTTGTTCCcctgatttttatgttttatttcagTATTCATTAAACCGTTTCAAtcttacaaatttaatatatatatcaagGGTTAATACAtagttaattttctcttttgttatatatatcctaaaaaaatatctttctataatatttttctaatttttatccttttataatttctaattaattggtcatttaataaattattaaaaactaagTATTAAAAAAGgaagtatatttaaaatattaattcgtttttcaatattattttttgtatcaTTAATTTTATCGTTTTTGTAATTTCTAATTAATTGGTCATTTAATAAATTGCTAAAAAAACCATATATTTACCTCTTTATAATATCTAATTACTTAGTCATTTAATAAAGTtaactttagaaaaatatattttatttttatgtctttaaataatattatttaaaaaataatacatttattaataatacaaattgtTTATAATGccatataaaaacatttatctAAAGAGttgttttacttttctttatccatttaatatgtttttaaattgatttaccataaaaatgaatatatatttcaaattcatcatttaatatctaataaattattattttagtttttaaataacaCTATTATTTTCGAATTTAGAATTCTCGTATTAATCCCTATAATGTGAATTATGTCTAAAGTggaatttattttcttaatcagATAGGTATCCAAAAATtgttatgaaaattatttaattttgaaaataaataaataatttcttctattaatttgtatttttatatacattttagctataattaatttcttttctaatatatttttaatacaattattaaagaataatgtaaagtatatattaattatttttttccatgcttttttttcatttttaatttatcttttcataatttataattagttgatcatttaataaataattaaagaataacTTATATCTAaggtatgaattttttttatataattttttattttttatttttaaattcatcattttgtgatttttaattattttataatttattaaaataaaatttaaaaataatatatttacctctatttcttaaaataatactatttaaaaatatatatatatatatatatatatatttattaataatacaaaattgtttaaactgtcatataaaaaattactttataagaATTTTGTCTTACAAAATAATTgtcaacaaaaaattatattaatctttttttatattatttcatcttataaatatttttattattgaatatttttcatatgTTAACATATTCAATAAAAGAAAGTAGTATTGAAGTTTTCATAATAGCCATGTCTGGTATTTGGACAGCTGTCCATTAATTTGGTTTCTTATAACCTTTcaaaattcttaatttattcCTGTGTGTTGCGTCCACATGTGCATTAATTTGggtttttttgtctttttattttcccGTTGCCAAATTCCCAAAACACCCCTACCTTTATCCTTTGGTAA includes these proteins:
- the LOC108344166 gene encoding cytokinin hydroxylase, translating into MEILGLPGTLAFFSFSPLLLLFRLTFSWWISPIYTHLKLKRCGFGGPPPTFPLGNIQEMKKKNTVTSVTSSLLPSNPTHDIHSTVFPYFSRWQNSHGKVFIYWLGTEPFLYIADPEFLKKMSTEVLAKKWGKPRVFRHDRDPLFGNGLVMVEGNEWVRHRHVIAPAFSPLNLKAMASMMSESTNEMIERWIARINSGNSEIDVEKEVVETAGEIIAKTSFGMKGRNAKEVSEKLRALQMSLFRTTRYVGVPFEKCFNVMKTLEAKKLGKEIDQLLLSVITSRMKSIKRQTQEDLLGLLLQGNHQGDEKLGKTFTTRDLLDECKTFFFAGHETTALAISWTLLLLAMHEDWQNQLRDEIREVVGDKELDINVLAGLKKMKWVMNEVLRLYPTAPNVQRQAREDIQVDNLRIPNGTNMWIDVVAMHHDQALWGKDVNEFRPERFMNDVNGGCNHKMGYLPFGFGGRTCVGRNLSFMEYKIVLTLLLSRFSFKVSPGYNHSPSIMLSLRPTYGLHLLVQPLN